One stretch of [Limnothrix rosea] IAM M-220 DNA includes these proteins:
- a CDS encoding segregation/condensation protein A — MANKAQEAIATLINLAQEGEIDPWDVQVIDVIDQFLSELGLTGRAEDVAVADLDLPQSGQTFLWASKLVLLKADTLESLTAIEEELQEDDFLEEWDEANGRRLPLKLEKHIRRRASAPPPKRRRVTLQEFIIQIQQIANEIEDHVPKQRVKRPRKMSNKAAIKQITQLAHDENLTELAAQLEQFFQTRSPDKPDTPIVIELNEVVTQWLAYKEANEFFPEEITRQQHRHEKVGIFWALLLLSAQSKVELLQDDFYAPILVRPLYPDLSEPTDKGAIASTIAP, encoded by the coding sequence ATGGCCAATAAAGCTCAAGAGGCGATCGCCACCCTGATTAACCTTGCCCAAGAGGGAGAGATAGACCCATGGGATGTGCAGGTGATCGATGTAATCGATCAATTTTTGAGTGAATTGGGATTGACGGGGCGCGCGGAGGATGTGGCGGTGGCGGATCTCGATTTACCCCAATCGGGGCAGACTTTTCTGTGGGCATCGAAATTAGTGTTATTGAAAGCCGATACCTTGGAGAGTTTGACCGCCATTGAAGAAGAGCTGCAAGAAGATGACTTTCTCGAAGAATGGGACGAAGCAAATGGCAGACGATTACCCCTCAAATTAGAAAAACATATTCGTCGTCGTGCCTCTGCACCGCCACCAAAACGCCGTCGCGTTACATTGCAAGAATTTATTATTCAAATTCAGCAGATCGCCAATGAAATTGAGGATCATGTGCCTAAACAACGGGTCAAACGTCCTCGCAAAATGTCGAATAAAGCCGCGATTAAACAGATTACGCAGCTTGCCCACGATGAAAATTTAACGGAACTGGCCGCCCAACTGGAGCAATTTTTCCAGACACGATCGCCGGATAAACCAGATACACCGATTGTCATTGAACTGAATGAAGTGGTTACCCAATGGCTCGCCTATAAAGAAGCCAATGAGTTTTTCCCAGAAGAAATTACCCGCCAACAACACCGCCACGAAAAGGTGGGGATTTTTTGGGCATTACTGCTTTTGTCCGCCCAGTCAAAAGTTGAATTATTACAGGACGATTTCTATGCGCCGATTTTGGTGCGCCCCCTGTATCCTGACCTGTCTGAGCCAACGGATAAAGGGGCGATCGCCTCAACAATTGCGCCATAA
- a CDS encoding lipopolysaccharide assembly LapA domain-containing protein — translation MRQLNFLLFFALCLGLALFSIENTQTAAINLIPGVQIEAPLSIELLLAVGTGAMLAWIFSLWDQLQRQIESWKAQRELKQQSRKIEELEKTLAELQTETEGEALELEEEPQSTQEETESLSLASAEDMDGDRPEEESESTTDNQAENHENGSSAAPD, via the coding sequence ATGCGGCAGTTAAATTTTTTATTGTTTTTCGCACTGTGCTTGGGACTGGCTCTTTTTAGTATTGAAAATACGCAAACGGCTGCGATTAATCTGATTCCCGGTGTGCAAATTGAAGCGCCTTTGTCTATTGAGCTGTTGCTTGCGGTTGGCACGGGGGCAATGTTGGCTTGGATTTTTAGTCTCTGGGATCAGCTGCAACGGCAAATTGAATCTTGGAAAGCCCAGCGGGAATTGAAGCAGCAAAGCCGCAAAATTGAGGAGTTGGAAAAGACTTTGGCGGAATTGCAAACGGAGACGGAAGGTGAAGCTCTTGAGTTAGAGGAAGAGCCTCAATCTACTCAAGAAGAAACAGAATCGTTGTCTTTAGCTAGTGCTGAGGATATGGATGGCGATCGCCCAGAGGAGGAGTCGGAGTCGACGACGGACAACCAAGCTGAAAATCACGAAAATGGTTCTAGTGCCGCGCCAGATTAG
- a CDS encoding class I SAM-dependent methyltransferase, which yields MANFLKAYLAKQLGHPAGWFGQVLLRILNRSNRAMNDLTFQQLALAKNHHILEIGFGGGDLISCCLAAESTLKVSGIDPAIAAVDFAKRRFKETLQSDRLQIAQASGENIPFADAAFDRIMTVNTLYFWSKPAQVLASCRRVLKPAGKLVITYNNKQFLEKTQATNYGFQAYDPHEVEAMLGKAGFLEIQTVAEESPYDGQFFCTVGVKNT from the coding sequence ATGGCTAATTTTCTCAAAGCCTATCTGGCTAAGCAATTGGGGCATCCTGCTGGCTGGTTTGGTCAGGTGCTGCTACGTATTCTCAATCGTAGTAATCGGGCAATGAACGATTTAACATTCCAGCAATTGGCTTTAGCAAAAAATCACCATATTCTAGAAATTGGGTTTGGTGGTGGTGATCTCATTAGTTGTTGTCTGGCGGCTGAGAGCACCCTCAAAGTCTCAGGGATTGATCCGGCGATCGCCGCCGTTGATTTTGCCAAAAGACGTTTTAAAGAGACATTGCAATCGGATCGACTACAAATTGCCCAAGCATCTGGCGAAAATATCCCTTTTGCCGACGCAGCTTTTGACCGCATTATGACCGTTAACACCCTGTATTTTTGGTCAAAACCAGCACAAGTTTTAGCCTCCTGTCGGCGAGTCCTGAAACCTGCGGGCAAGCTGGTGATCACCTACAACAACAAACAATTTCTCGAAAAAACCCAAGCAACAAACTACGGTTTTCAAGCCTATGATCCCCATGAAGTGGAGGCGATGCTAGGGAAAGCTGGATTTTTAGAGATCCAAACCGTTGCCGAAGAAAGCCCCTATGATGGGCAATTTTTCTGTACCGTTGGCGTAAAAAATACATAG
- the gntT gene encoding guanitoxin biosynthesis MATE family efflux transporter GntT — translation MAFLIPAQHRSFLPRFYRLAVVGILSNMMIPLASLVDSAFLGHLENINYLAGVILGGILFDYLYRILKFLRNSTNSLTANAVGKDDQAAMLVVILRCGLMALAIAAVMLLFQYPIHRFGFALLSGSPEMELAGLDYFNARIWGAPAVLLNFVVIGWFLGRELNWIVLLMSFVGNGSNVLFDYLMIVQWGWESTGAGLATAISQYLALFIGLVAIAFTTKWQFFKTAWSQIFKGNDLSRTLALKGNMLIRYFSWISSYAIFTNLSASFGTELLAENGLLLQIALLSQFTVQGVGMTSQTLIGNFHGQKQTDKIMSVLKVALLTGLAIALGFALVTVFFPHIIFKILTNHANVTQMMQRSAIWLIPLLSLNAIAFMLESYFSGIKDGVTLRNGALLGFVCGFLPLTYFANYYQSENLLWAALTGHMATVCIYLTFRLLRIHQSPVLVLSPGDRKANKVRISA, via the coding sequence ATGGCGTTTCTGATCCCAGCTCAACATCGTAGTTTTCTCCCGCGCTTCTACCGACTTGCCGTTGTCGGTATTTTATCGAATATGATGATTCCCCTCGCCAGTCTTGTGGACTCGGCATTTTTGGGTCATCTCGAAAATATCAACTACCTTGCTGGGGTCATTTTAGGCGGTATTTTATTTGACTATCTCTACCGTATTCTGAAGTTTCTACGGAATAGCACTAACAGTCTGACGGCTAATGCGGTGGGCAAAGATGACCAAGCGGCGATGTTGGTTGTCATTTTGCGGTGTGGTCTGATGGCTCTGGCGATCGCCGCCGTGATGTTGCTATTTCAATATCCCATCCACAGATTTGGGTTTGCGCTGTTGTCCGGTTCGCCAGAAATGGAGCTAGCAGGACTGGACTATTTCAATGCTCGTATTTGGGGTGCGCCAGCTGTTTTACTAAATTTTGTGGTGATTGGCTGGTTCCTTGGCCGAGAGCTGAACTGGATTGTCTTGCTGATGTCTTTTGTGGGCAATGGCAGCAATGTCCTATTCGACTATTTGATGATTGTGCAGTGGGGTTGGGAAAGCACAGGTGCCGGATTAGCGACGGCTATCAGTCAATATCTAGCCTTGTTTATCGGGCTGGTGGCGATCGCCTTCACGACGAAATGGCAATTTTTTAAGACAGCATGGTCACAGATTTTTAAGGGTAATGACCTATCCCGCACCCTTGCTCTCAAAGGTAATATGCTGATTCGCTATTTCAGCTGGATTTCCTCCTACGCGATTTTCACCAACCTCAGTGCCTCCTTTGGAACAGAGCTGCTAGCAGAAAACGGTTTGCTCTTACAGATTGCCCTGTTGAGCCAATTTACCGTACAAGGGGTGGGCATGACTTCCCAAACATTAATCGGCAATTTTCACGGGCAAAAACAAACAGATAAAATCATGTCGGTACTGAAAGTCGCTCTGCTCACAGGACTGGCGATCGCCCTTGGATTTGCCCTAGTGACCGTATTTTTTCCCCACATTATTTTTAAAATATTGACCAACCACGCCAACGTCACCCAAATGATGCAACGTTCCGCAATTTGGCTCATTCCGTTGCTCAGCCTTAATGCGATCGCCTTTATGTTGGAGAGCTACTTCAGCGGTATTAAAGACGGTGTCACCCTCCGCAACGGTGCCTTATTGGGTTTTGTCTGCGGCTTTTTACCACTCACTTATTTTGCCAATTACTACCAAAGTGAAAACCTATTATGGGCAGCATTAACAGGCCATATGGCAACGGTTTGTATCTACCTCACCTTTCGACTGCTACGCATCCACCAATCACCAGTATTGGTACTATCACCCGGTGATCGCAAAGCAAATAAAGTCCGGATCTCTGCGTAA